The Streptomyces sp. NBC_00459 DNA segment GCTGGGGCAACCGCCTGCGTCCGCTGCTGTCGGCGCAGGCTGTGGACGGGCCGGTCCCGGACGACGTGCTGGCCGCCGTCGTGACGGTGGTGACCGACTGGGCCCGCTCACCGGGCGGCTGGGCCGGCGGCGGTCCCGACGCTGCGGCGCGGCCGGTGGGGATCGTCGCCATGCCCTCCCGTACCCGCCCGCAGCTGGTCGCCTCGCTGGCCGGGGGACTGGCCCGGGTCGGCAGGCTTCCCCTCCTGGGCAGCCTGGCGTACACCGAGCAGGCCGACGAGTACGCGGCGCACCGCAGCAACTCCGCCCAGCGGCTGCGCGCCCTGGCCGCCTCGTTCACCGTGCCCGCCGAACTCGCCGCGGCCCTGGCAGCCACCCCCGGCCCGGTTCTGCTCGTCGACGACTACACCGACTCCGGCTGGACACTGGCCGTAGGGGCACGCCTCCTGCGCCGGACCGGAGCCGACGCGGTCCTCCCGCTCACCCTTGCCGTGGCCGGGTGAGAGGGCTTCGCTGAGAGGGCTGCCGAGCGTCTGGACGGCGGTACGTGCGCGTGCGGTCCGCTCGCTGGCGCCGGAGGCCGTCACCGGCATCCAGCTGGGCATCGCAAGCGGCTCGGGAGCTCCCGGGTGACCTTCGGCCATGGCGGCCTGCTTCGGCTCCGACGGCGAGGACTGATCACCGGGGCCTTCTCACGCGGTCAGCCGCGCAGGAAGTACAGGACGGTCATGATCACGGCGGTGCTCAGAATGACGCCCCGCAGCAGCCGGGCGGGGAGGCGGCGGGCGAGGTGGGCGCCGGCGAAACCGCCGGCCACCGCGCCGATCAGCATGGGAGCGAGGAGAAGCGGCGCGCTCAGTGTGTCCGAGGCGATCAGGAACAGCACGGTCGCGCTGAGATAGATGGCGGCGAGCTGCGCGATACGCATCGGGTTGCTGACCGCGGCGTCGAGACCGAGGCCGATGCTCCAGAAGGCCAGCATCAGGATGCCTACGGCACCGCCGAAGTAACCGCCGTACACGGCGAGGATGAACTGGCCTGTCAGGACGGCGCGGGAACTCATGCCGACCGTGCGGCCGAGCGTGGCGTTCCACGCCTGGGACAGGCGGGTTCCGAAGGCGAGAGTCACCGTGGCGAAGGCGAGCAGCCACGGCGCCGCGGCGTCGAAGGACGATGCGGGCAGTGCCAGGAGCAGGCCGCCGCCGACTCCGCCGCCGATCACACTGATCGCTGTCAGCGACCTCGTGGACGCCCCTCCGACCGGCGCTAGTTCGCGTCGGTACACCCATGCGCCGGCCACGGCCCCGGGCACCAGGGCGACCCGCGACAAGGCGTTCGCCGTCACCGGTGACAGACCGAGTGACACGAGAACGGGCAGCGCCACGAAGGTGCCCCCGCCGCCGATGGCGTTCAACGCTCCGGCGGCGGCACCAGCCAGCAGGACCAGCAATATCTCGGACACACGCTGAGCATCCGTCCTCTGGAGAGATGCTGACAATGCGCAATCGACGGACCCAGCCTTAGTCCAGAACATAGGCTGAGGGGGTGCGCTATGACTTGGACGACCTGCGACTCTTTGTCCACATCGCGGCGGAGGGGTCGATCACGGCGGGTGCGCACCGGATGCACCTGAGCCTGCCTTCGGCCAGCGCCCGGGTGCGCTCGCTGGAGCGGCACGCCGGAGTGCCGCTGCTGGTCCGCGGGCGGCGAGGCGTGCGGCTCACCCCGGCAGGGACGACCCTGGCCCGCCACGCACGCGACGTACTCGCCCAGACCGCTCGGCTCGAAAGCGCCGTCGCGAGCTACACGCGGTCTCCGACGGCTCCGCTGACCCTGCTGGGCGGCGGTTCCGCGATGCAGGGGCTCGTGCCGCGGGCCCTGGTCTCGTTCCTGCGCGCGCATCCGGACGTCGACGTCACTGTGTCCGAGAGCCGCACCCCGCAGACGGTGCGCATGCTGGCCGACGGCGAGGCGGATCTGGGGGTCGTCCTCGACGACGAAGCCCGCGACTGCGGCCTGCGCACGGAGCTCCTCGGGGACGACTCCTTGGTCGTGATCGGCCAGGTCGGCGGGGTTCTCGCCGGGCGGACCGCGCTCACGTACGGCGAGGCCGCCGAGCACCCTCTCGTCGGGCTCGACGCCGGCTCCTCGCTGCGCCGCTGGATCGAGAAGCACCTCGGACCGCACGCCCCGGTGGCGCGTCACCGCACCACCGTCGCCGATCTCAACGTCCTCGTAGCCCTCGCTGCCGCCGGTGTCGGGCTCGCCGTGGTGCCACGTCGTGTCATCGATCGCCGGCAGCCGGTCGACGTGTGCGAGCTGCGGGAACCCTGGGCCCGCAGGCAGCACTTGCTGGCCTGGGGCGTCAAGGACCGCGCTGCACCGGCGGCCACCGAGGCACTCGCAGAACACCTGCGCCGAGCGGCAACGGTCGAACCGTCGTCCCGTGACGCGCGCGGAGAGCCTGCCGGCCAGTTGCCCGTCCCCGGCGCCCAGGAGCCGCCAGGAGCCGAGGGTGGCGGCGATGCCGATGACGATGCCGATTCGAGGCAGCGCCACGCTGCTCTGCGGGAGTACGGGGTGGTGTACGGATCCCGGCGCTGACCTTGACGTGTTCCTGGTCGAGGTTATCCACAGGCTCCAGCGGGATCGCGGAATCCGCGAGATCGTCACGGCATGACGAATCACAGCGAAACGCATCAGGTCACCCTGCGTACCCCGGCCGAACTGGCCGACGCCCTGCCCTATTTGCTCGGATACCACCCCGAGGACAGCATCGTCCTGGTCGCGTTGCACGACCGGGACGGGCGCGGCCGGTTCGGAGGCCGCGCCCGGCTCGGAATTCCCGCCAACCCGGATGACTGGCCCGCCGTGGCACAGCAACTGACACACGGTCTGGTGACCGGCAGCGAGCGCAGAGGCGCACGGCCCGAGAGCATGGTCGTGTACCTCTGCCAGGAACCGACGGAGGGCGAAGCGCGGCACCAGGTGAGGGAACGTCTGCGCCCGCTCGCCCAGTTGCTGCGCACCGAGTGCGGTCGTCTCGACGTACCCGTGGTCGAGGCTCTGTGCATCGCCGACAACCGCTTCTGGTCCTACTGCTGCGTGACGCCCGAGTGCTGTCCGGACGACGGAGTGCCCATGGGCCTTCCAGGTACGTCGGTGCTGGCCGCCGCCGCGGCCTATGCCGGTCTGCAAGTGCGAGGCACACTCAGTGAGTTGCGGGCCAGGTTCCATCCCTGGGAGACCGCTGCGGCGCTGGAACAGGAACGCGCGCTCGACACCGCCAACGCCCGCCTGGTGCCCCGGATCCTCGACGACGCGAGCCGCGCCGACGTGGCAGAGGAGACCCTGCGGCAGGCACTGCGGGCCAGGAGTCGACTGGCCGACGCACCCGCGGTCTCCGGCACACTTCTGGCAGACCTTCACGACGACGAACTGCTCGCACACGACGAGGCCGCCACGCTGATCCTGGGTCTGCAGGATCGTACGACCCGCGATCGCGCGGCGGAGTGGATGGAGGGCGACGAGGCGGCACCGGCCCTGCGCCTCTGGCGGGCCCTGGCCCGCCGCTGTGTCGGGCCGTACCGCGAGCACGCCGCGGCCCCTCTGACGCTCGCCGGCTGGGTCGCCTGGTCGACCGGTGACGAAGTGGAGGCCAGGGAAGCCCTGGCCATGGCACTCGGCGCGGACCCCGGCTATCTGTTCGCCCGCCTGCTGCACCAGGCCTGCAACGAGGGTCTGGACCCGGAGTCGATCCGGCGCTGTCTGCGCGCGGAGCGCGGCGACCGGCCTCGCATCACTGCCGGGACGCCCGGAACCATGCCGGACACCGAGCGAATCGGGGTCGGCGACGCGTACGAGGACGGGGGCATCGGCTGGGGCGAGGATCCGGAGGGGTTCGGGAGCGAGGAGGGGTTCGAGGCCACGGCGGCTTCCGAAAGGACGGAGCGGTTCGGGGGATCGAGCGGCGTCGGTCGGGTGGAGGGGCGCGGGAGCGACGGCTGGATCGACGACACCGAAGCCACGGCATCCCTTGACGGGGTCACGGGTTCCCCTTCCTGCTCCACGTCGGTCAGCGGTGCCACCCGGGCGCTGGAGTCGGCCACGAGGCGTCGACGTCGGGTAGGTCCGGCAGATGACGGCGACACCCGCCCACGCGTCCGGCGGACCGGCGGAACCCGTCCCCAGCTCTTGGGCAGGTCCGTCGCACGTCGGCGCAGCCCGGGCGCCGAGGAGGCCGCCCCTCCCGGCCACCGCACGAAGGGGAACGACTCGTGAACAGGGGTGGGGCAGTTCACCGGCGCTCCGGCGCCAGTCGCATGCCAGGGGGACGGCTCGACAAGGACGGGACAGCCCACCGGCTCCCGAACGGCGTCGGGAGGGGTGACCGACGGTTAATCACCGGCGGGACGTCCGAGGAGCGACGCGTCAGTGAGGGGGCAGCGGGCCGGCGTCCGGTCGGCTCTGTGGCGGCCGTTCGACGGTTCGGCAACGGCGGAACACGCGACCGGCGATTGAGCAACGGCAGCGCGCCCCACGTACAAGTGACCGGCGCCAGGACAGCCCCAGGACACCTCTCCCTTCCGACCACACTGGACGGCCGACGCAGTCGTCCCGGCACGGGTCGGAAGTATGCTCCGCTTCACCGCCATTCGGTCGGCTTGTCCCGCCGGAGGCGTGACTCGGGGAAGCCCTGGTCCGTTCACCTGAGTGGCGGAATCCTTGGACAGGCCGAGCCGCCGCATCATCCCTGTCCTGCCGAAGCCCCCTACCGGGCGCCGAGCGCGCCCTCGGCGCCCAGAGCGCAGAAGAAGTCGCCCATGCATCCGCCGACCCCGCCCTCGGCCGCCGACGACGACCGTCGCGGCGCAGGCACACCCACGCCGCCCTTGCGGGGAGGTGGCGACGGAGTCCCCGGCAACGCGGGGTACCCGCGAGGCTCGGAGCCTCGCTTCCCGGGCACCGGGCGCCCTTCCGCGCCCCGGCCGCCGCTTGCCCCACCCCCGCCCGCCCGCCGTCCTGCTCAGCTGCCCCCGACCCACACCACCCTGATCTGCGTCGCCCTTCCCGGGCTCGCGATCTCCACGGACCAGGGGCAGCTCACCGGCCGGGGACTGGAAGGCTTCTACCGCGGGGGCAGGCGGGTGCTCGCCCGGTGCCAGGTCCGGGTGGCCGGCCGTGAACCGCTCGCGGTGCAGGCCCGGATGACCGCCGCCGACCGTGCCCGATTCGTGGGAACGTTACGTGTCTCCCCGGACGGCGGGCCCGACCCGGACATCGTCGTCGAGCGCATCCGCCACGCGGACGGCACTGAGCTGATCACCCTGCACAGTTCGGCGCTGCGCCCGTTGCGCCTGCCGGTCGAGGTGTCACTCGGTACCGACCTGGCGGACCTGGGCATGATCGCCGCCGGCACCGCGGGCCCCGAACTGCCCGCCAGCGTCCACGCTTCCGGCCTGCGCTGGTCCAGCGCCGCCGGCAGCGCCGCCGTCACCGCCGACCCGCCACCCGCCGACGCGCTGGCTTCCGCGGGCCTGCTGCGCTGGGAGCTAGACCTGCCCCCGGGCGGTTCCATTACCCTGGAGCTGCGTATACGGCAGGACGGTACGGGGCCAGTCCGGGCCGTGGGTCATGTGGCGACGAGCCCCCTCGCCCCAGCACGGGCCGCAGGCGACGATCCACGCGTCGAGGCACTCCTGCGGACCAGTATCGAAGACCTTCAGGCCCTGCTCCTGCGCGACTCCGCGCATCCCGCCGACACCCACCTCGCGGCCGGCGCGCCGTGGCGCTGCGGGATGGCCCCGGCCGAGGCTCTTGCCGCCGCCCGAATGACGCTCCCCCTCGGCACCGGGCTCGCGGCGGGCACACTGCGAACCCTCGCCCGCACCCAACTCCCGGGGCCGGGCCCGAGATCCGGCATGCTCCCCGGCCCGCGCCGGGACGCGGGCCCCCACCTGCCACCGGGCTGTACGGGCACGGAGGCCACCCTGCTCTTCCCCGTGCTCCTCGCCGAGGCCCGCCGCTGGGGGCTCCCGGAACAGGTGACCGAGGAACTGCTCCCGACGGCCGAGCGCTGTCTGACCTGGCTGCGCACGACCGTGGGCGACGGAACCTACCTGCCGGATCCGCAACCGGGCGGCCCTCTGCGCTGTGAGACGCAGGCCCATGCGCACCGCGCCGCCCTCCTCGGCGCCGATCTCCTCGACGCGTACGGCCGCCCGGGCGGTGCCGGGCTGCGGCAGTGGGCCCAGAAGCTGCGCAGCGCGTTCAGGGACGACTTCTGGGTCGAGGACCGGGGCGGCGGCCGACCCGCCGCGGCTCGTACGCCGGACGGGCGCACCGTGCCGCACTTCGGTGCGATCGCCGCCCATCTCCTCGACACCGGTCTGCTGGGCGAGGGTGAGCAGGCTCCCGGGCTGCTCGACAAGGTGCAG contains these protein-coding regions:
- a CDS encoding sulfite exporter TauE/SafE family protein, with product MSEILLVLLAGAAAGALNAIGGGGTFVALPVLVSLGLSPVTANALSRVALVPGAVAGAWVYRRELAPVGGASTRSLTAISVIGGGVGGGLLLALPASSFDAAAPWLLAFATVTLAFGTRLSQAWNATLGRTVGMSSRAVLTGQFILAVYGGYFGGAVGILMLAFWSIGLGLDAAVSNPMRIAQLAAIYLSATVLFLIASDTLSAPLLLAPMLIGAVAGGFAGAHLARRLPARLLRGVILSTAVIMTVLYFLRG
- a CDS encoding LysR family transcriptional regulator, whose protein sequence is MRYDLDDLRLFVHIAAEGSITAGAHRMHLSLPSASARVRSLERHAGVPLLVRGRRGVRLTPAGTTLARHARDVLAQTARLESAVASYTRSPTAPLTLLGGGSAMQGLVPRALVSFLRAHPDVDVTVSESRTPQTVRMLADGEADLGVVLDDEARDCGLRTELLGDDSLVVIGQVGGVLAGRTALTYGEAAEHPLVGLDAGSSLRRWIEKHLGPHAPVARHRTTVADLNVLVALAAAGVGLAVVPRRVIDRRQPVDVCELREPWARRQHLLAWGVKDRAAPAATEALAEHLRRAATVEPSSRDARGEPAGQLPVPGAQEPPGAEGGGDADDDADSRQRHAALREYGVVYGSRR
- a CDS encoding DUF4192 domain-containing protein: MTNHSETHQVTLRTPAELADALPYLLGYHPEDSIVLVALHDRDGRGRFGGRARLGIPANPDDWPAVAQQLTHGLVTGSERRGARPESMVVYLCQEPTEGEARHQVRERLRPLAQLLRTECGRLDVPVVEALCIADNRFWSYCCVTPECCPDDGVPMGLPGTSVLAAAAAYAGLQVRGTLSELRARFHPWETAAALEQERALDTANARLVPRILDDASRADVAEETLRQALRARSRLADAPAVSGTLLADLHDDELLAHDEAATLILGLQDRTTRDRAAEWMEGDEAAPALRLWRALARRCVGPYREHAAAPLTLAGWVAWSTGDEVEAREALAMALGADPGYLFARLLHQACNEGLDPESIRRCLRAERGDRPRITAGTPGTMPDTERIGVGDAYEDGGIGWGEDPEGFGSEEGFEATAASERTERFGGSSGVGRVEGRGSDGWIDDTEATASLDGVTGSPSCSTSVSGATRALESATRRRRRVGPADDGDTRPRVRRTGGTRPQLLGRSVARRRSPGAEEAAPPGHRTKGNDS
- a CDS encoding glycogen debranching N-terminal domain-containing protein; translation: MHPPTPPSAADDDRRGAGTPTPPLRGGGDGVPGNAGYPRGSEPRFPGTGRPSAPRPPLAPPPPARRPAQLPPTHTTLICVALPGLAISTDQGQLTGRGLEGFYRGGRRVLARCQVRVAGREPLAVQARMTAADRARFVGTLRVSPDGGPDPDIVVERIRHADGTELITLHSSALRPLRLPVEVSLGTDLADLGMIAAGTAGPELPASVHASGLRWSSAAGSAAVTADPPPADALASAGLLRWELDLPPGGSITLELRIRQDGTGPVRAVGHVATSPLAPARAAGDDPRVEALLRTSIEDLQALLLRDSAHPADTHLAAGAPWRCGMAPAEALAAARMTLPLGTGLAAGTLRTLARTQLPGPGPRSGMLPGPRRDAGPHLPPGCTGTEATLLFPVLLAEARRWGLPEQVTEELLPTAERCLTWLRTTVGDGTYLPDPQPGGPLRCETQAHAHRAALLGADLLDAYGRPGGAGLRQWAQKLRSAFRDDFWVEDRGGGRPAAARTPDGRTVPHFGAIAAHLLDTGLLGEGEQAPGLLDKVQTEQLARLFGSPALDSGWGLRGLGVKEAGYNPFGHRSGAVRVQETAVAVAGLATAGYEREASALLRGLLAAAETFAYRLPEMYAGEQRVEGGAPLPHPAACRPSATAAASGVLLLATLAGIRPDAPASRVMLRPVRSVPLGEIGLTGLRIAGAPFSVRVGRLGVAMVEEAAAGLQLGA